Proteins from one Leptospiraceae bacterium genomic window:
- a CDS encoding phosphoglycerate dehydrogenase, whose product MKKSKIFISTFPFGVNDSTPLDLLAKTGWEITKNNLGRKMKPEEVAEYAVDVDGIIAGTEDLTPLIHKNQKLKMIARVGIGLDSVPLKLCKEKGITITYTPDAVTMAVVELTIGLMIDVTRKVNQADREIRRGVWSRFSGKRLGESVIGIIGAGRVGLNVIRLLSEFKPKLILINDLKDKSVELKRILQDKGIDYQFVEKEEIYQKSDIVSLHLPLTPKTRNLITEKELKLFRKNSFLINTARGELVNEDNLYSALKNSQIAGAAMDVFEIEPYKGKLIELENILLTEHMGSCSYDCRLAMEAGAAADLIRFFSNEPLLNEVPEEEYKYQE is encoded by the coding sequence ATGAAAAAATCTAAAATATTTATTTCTACTTTTCCTTTTGGGGTTAACGATTCTACACCATTGGATTTATTAGCCAAAACGGGTTGGGAGATAACTAAGAATAACCTCGGCAGAAAAATGAAGCCAGAAGAAGTCGCAGAGTATGCAGTGGATGTAGATGGAATCATTGCAGGAACTGAGGATTTAACACCGCTTATCCACAAGAATCAAAAACTAAAAATGATAGCTAGAGTCGGAATAGGACTTGATTCAGTTCCATTAAAGCTATGCAAAGAAAAAGGAATTACGATTACCTATACTCCAGATGCAGTTACAATGGCAGTAGTAGAATTAACCATTGGACTCATGATTGATGTCACGCGTAAAGTCAATCAAGCAGATAGAGAAATTCGAAGAGGTGTCTGGTCCCGTTTTTCCGGTAAGAGACTAGGAGAGTCTGTAATTGGAATCATTGGAGCGGGAAGAGTGGGGTTAAATGTGATTCGCCTCTTGTCGGAGTTTAAACCAAAACTCATTTTAATCAATGATTTAAAGGATAAATCAGTAGAGTTGAAACGAATTTTGCAAGATAAAGGCATCGACTATCAGTTCGTTGAGAAAGAAGAGATTTATCAAAAGTCTGATATAGTATCTCTTCATTTGCCATTAACCCCAAAGACTCGAAACCTAATTACCGAAAAGGAATTAAAACTGTTTCGAAAAAATTCCTTTTTAATTAACACTGCGAGAGGAGAGCTTGTGAATGAGGATAATCTTTATTCTGCTCTTAAGAATTCACAAATAGCAGGGGCGGCGATGGATGTATTTGAAATTGAGCCGTATAAGGGAAAGTTAATTGAACTAGAAAACATTTTATTAACAGAGCATATGGGTTCTTGTTCTTATGATTGTAGA